Below is a window of Solanum stenotomum isolate F172 chromosome 7, ASM1918654v1, whole genome shotgun sequence DNA.
TTCATAAACGGCTTAAGTCTAAGTTGGCCACCAAAATAATTGCTATAACGTCGTGTCATTTTGACCTTTTAGGTGAAGGATGTAAGGTGCCACTAGGGAAAGTACGTTATTAAGCAAGAGTAGCTACATCTTCTCTTCTAGTTAGTTGTGTGTTGCGACTCCCAACACACATGCAAGTGCACATGGTTATCCAAGTAGTACAGACTGGTTTAGTCTGGATACCGTACCCAAGAGACTTGTGATTTAGCAAGAATCTAGTTAAATCTGATACTGCAACTTTAAACAAGTGTTAAAGTAACCAAGAGAGAATTTTGgggattttatttatttctatgaGTAAATTTAAAGACTAAAAAGCAAGCAAGGGTTGTGATCACTATAGGAGAGATATTCTAGGGTTACGACTCTTATTTACAATCATGTAAAGTATTGGAATTCATTGACTAGTTCATTTATCTAGTTGTTGATTTACGGGGTTAATGATATGATTATAGTCTTTCGAGCCCCTAATCGTCTATCTAGGTTGACCTCACACCTACATTGTTGAGCGGAGATGTGGTAAACCATTCCGAATGCATTTATATGTCCTCCTGTTTTGTAACCAAGTAAGGTGATCTAGGTATATTCCTATCGTAGATCCATTCTTTATTTTACTAGAGTAAAGATCTTACTCTTATATTCTTTGTTCTATCTCATGATTCTTCTTCTGAGTTCACAAAGATAATATAAATTTGTTCTAATGGTAGCTAAGCATTGAAATAGTAAGCTcaagaatataagaacaacTAATATGATAAACAAACTTTGTCGAATCAATTGTCTACTAAAAAAATCATGCTTTTAGCCGTAACCCCACAACATGGATATTTGGCTACTCTTCTAATCAAAATTGCAAGAATTGATGTTGTTCATGCAAATTAAAGAGTAGAAAAGTAATGTTGTAGTCTTCTCCCCGTCATGTGGTTAGCCAAAAAGTGATTCCCCGTCAAAATAGTCCAAAAGGTTCTATTTATAGTGGTGGAAAATACCCCTTACTCCTACTTGGACTTGGTCTTGGCTTTTATAAAGATCACCCGCAGAAGCACTGCCTTGGCGCCACATCCCTCAACGCAGAGTACCAGCTGCATCACGCCCTTTCCATCGCACAGGGGACTGGAATTCCTGTCCTCTGGAGTTTGATAACAATCCTGGTGCCCCCTCCATGCAGAGGAGTTTTCGCGTGTCGCGGACCTCCTTTTTTCACTGCCACACATGCCTTTTTTCGTCCATAATGCTCGGCTTTTGCTTCTATTGTCATTTTGGGTCGATCTCTGCTGCATTTTAACCTAAAACATATCTAATCTCATATATTAGCTTACCCACATCAATTATGCACAAAACACATGGATATACGTGAGTTGATTCTCGGAACTTAAGCTGAAATATGGGCATAATGCGGCACTTGGGTATATAAATACGCCTAAGATCATTACGCATTTCAACAAACTCACTCCCAAATGGTTTATTTACTGCATTTGTCTAGTGGACACTGTAGTTTGTCTTAGTCATTTCTATAATCTAAAAGCTCTACGTGATGAAATCTTGTAATTATCTCTTTCGGTGTATCAGGGAATGCCCCTCAGAATTGCGGGAAGCTGTTGCAAGTATAATCTTTGCAGCTCCAAGATGTTCAGATTTGCCAGATTTATTGCATGTCAGGAATCTATTTGCTGCTAAATACGGAAAGGAATTCATAGCCGCAGCATCTGAGCTTCGGCCTGATACAAGTGTTAACCGTACAGTTACGCTCTCGTCTTCTTCATTGTGCTAATGATATTCTTGCAGGGTTGACTATATTAAGCTGAGGTTATTTATATGAATATGCAGATTGTAGAGAAACTTTCAGTCGGAGCTCCATCTGCTGAAGTAAGGCTCAATGTATTGAAGGAAATTGCAAAAGAGTACAACGTGGAATGGGATTCTTCTTACACAGAAGCAGAATTGAGTAAAAAGCCAGAGGACCTTCTGGTACTTTCCTTTGTTAAATCTTCTAGTGTGTCTTGAATGTTTAGTCCTTCAGAAGCTTGAAAATGTCCGAATTAGGGGTATGGTTCCTGGTCCATCTCTATTTTCTTGTGAAGATTGATATTTGCATTTTCTTTTGTGCTATGTTAATGAAAGGTCTAACCTTTATTATGCACAAACTTAAAAATGACAAACTTCGCGGTTATGCTATGACATGGGGCTGAGACCTAGTTTTCTCTGAAATATACACGCGTGTTTTGCAAATGGAGGAGTTTAAAGTTTTGTAGTTCGTTCTTATGCTAACACGGTTGAAAGCTTATGTCTGTAAGGATCAAGTTCTTTAGATTTGTATGAACTGACACTTCGCCCTCCGGACATTCACAATGATCATTTCCACTATATTTTATCACGTGTTGGGACATTATTGATTTAGTCAATTCTAGTATAATCCCTGCGTCTATTGGACTTTTAAGTGGTTTTTTGTTTCTTGATCTGACTTTGTTTTGCTGGCACTATAATTCATGATGTAGAATGGACCAAAGCAAATTGCTGCGCCTGTTCGGGCATCTCTAGAACCAAACACTCGTGGTCATCCACCAACTTCTGAAAATCCTGTGACGTCTCCAAATGGCAATCGAGGAGCTACAAGTCTTAATTCTCCAACCTCTGTTACTAAAGCACCTCTATGGCCTACCAATATAGCTAAACCATCACTTACTGACAGCTCTTTGGCTGATACATCCAACATAAAACAGGATACAAGACCAGAAACATCAGATGTATTGGAGAGAGCTCGTGCTGCTATTTCTGCTGCAGAGCGTGCATCTACTGCTGCACGACTTGCTGCAGATTTGGTTAATGTCAAGTTCAGTACTTCAAAGATAGGGGAAGGCAAGAGTTAGTTAAGTTGTTATTTTTCGAAATTCGATCTGTCTGATGCCTCTTTTCTtatgtgtgtgtgagagagagcaACAGGATCTGAACTTTATCGTCGTGGCAGCTTATGTCGATGCGACACTGTTATGAAGAAAAAGGCACACATCAAGTTTACGTATAATGCTGGTGGTTTTCTTATTAGTAAGTGACCAGCTTTGAAGTACAATAATGTTTGTAAAATATGAAGTGAGTAACAATTCTGAGTTTCATGCTTAAGTAATAAACTTAGCTCTCTTCATTCTTGTAGTTTTGAATCAAAATATGCCCTCTAGTAATGGCTGTAAAAGTTCATCATGTTCCAATTATGTGTATTATAGACGCTTGAGAACACGCGtataaacttttttaaaattttactcgGAAGTATCTAATAAGATCACTTTACTAAATGCTCAATCAAACCACATCATAGTTTGAGTGgctaaaaatatgtatttttggcTGCACATAATTATCTTTCTCAAATTCTGAATTAAATGTAGCAAATCATCTCTATTACCAACCTTTGTTTTTTCTCTCATAGTGGGGCTTAAGGACATGTGATGGAATTTGCAATCATTTCCAACTTGACATCTTATAATTTGTCATAATTTTGTCATGTCCCAATTAACAAACAAATGCTTGGTTTAGTGCTTGTCACAAAATCATTTCCAACTTGATATCTTATCTTATTTGCCATAATTTTTCATGTCCCAATCAAGTAAGAGGACTTATCAACATGCATGTTTAGATGGAACCTTCCTTCCTTTAGGATCAAAAGAGCCTAATCAACCTTGATGTCATAGTATATTTAGTTAGGACTAACTTTAGTAGTCTCTTCTCAATGATCATGTATAGAGTTAGGTATGCCAGACTCAATATATCACTTTTCGCACATCAATAATCAATAGAGACAAATTAAGTacgtttaataaaaaaaaaagtgttggaTTTAGTGGTCAATAGTAATAACTGATCACTAACCATAAAGTTGAAAAGCATTGAGCTCAAAACCATCTCCCTTCCTTTAGTTTTCTACTAAAGATTGCTTAAACGATGAACTATGATAATTTTGAtgtaaaaaaagataaaaagagaCGAATCTAGAAGCTGACATACATGTTTCTTTAGAACTTCACGCGAGGTGAGGAATATTT
It encodes the following:
- the LOC125871896 gene encoding uncharacterized protein LOC125871896, with amino-acid sequence MSLLNQLFNRGLQGSKCKTCLTLAISRIKLLQNKRDAQLRLMRKEIAQFLQTGQEAIARIRVEHIIREQNVWAAYEILELFCEFVYARVPILESQKECPSELREAVASIIFAAPRCSDLPDLLHVRNLFAAKYGKEFIAAASELRPDTSVNRTIVEKLSVGAPSAEVRLNVLKEIAKEYNVEWDSSYTEAELSKKPEDLLNGPKQIAAPVRASLEPNTRGHPPTSENPVTSPNGNRGATSLNSPTSVTKAPLWPTNIAKPSLTDSSLADTSNIKQDTRPETSDVLERARAAISAAERASTAARLAADLVNVKFSTSKIGEGKS